CGCGCTCGCGCTCCGCGGACGGGAAGAGGGAGAGGAGCTTGTCCTCGAACATCCCGCGCCAGAGCGGCAGAGCGCCGAGCACCTTACCCTCGAACGCGGAGATCAACGGGAGACGCTCCATCTCCCCGGCGAGACGGGCGAACAGTCGTCCCGACTTGGTGGGGTATCCGTTCCCGACGAGCCCTTGCTCGACGGCCGTCTCCACCCATCCATCGTCGGGGGAGAGGTTCTCCATCCGCGTCGTGGTGATCGCCATCACCCCGGTAGAGAACACCGGCTTCATCCCGTGCTCCCTCCGATCCGCAAGCACCTTTCCGCCCCATTCGGTCAGCCGGTACACCAGTCCCCCTGGCTCGATCCGTTCGGAGTCAATGAGGCGGAAGCTCTCAAGGAGGTGGAGGCTGTATGCGACGTCCCACGCTGCCAAACCATCCCGCTTTCTCTCCACCTCCCTGCGTATCGTGTCGTAGGAAGGGATGAGATCCGGGTTCGCGCTGTGCCGCTTCCACAGCTGCTCAATCGTCTCCAACGTCAATAAGTCGACCTCTCCGAAGTCGACCGCGGGATTGATCGGGATGGATGCCAAGAACAGGAGCTCTGCCGCCGTTTGAAAATGGACCCCGGCCGGGAGGAGCTCAAGCTCATCGTTTATCGCCCCGATCGCCATCAGCCCTTCGCTCGCTTCGTCGGACAGCTCCTCCTCGAGGAGGTAGAACAGGAGCTCGGCGGTGATCGGGACGGTCGGGGCGGCTCCGGTCAACAGGCCGGCCCTGATCTGCTGCCCGGCTCCGGTGAGGGAGTAGTTGTTCCCCATCGGAAGGGAGAACGTGAGAAGGCGCATCGCCTCCAACTGGAATATCTCCTCGGTGGAGAGGGGAAGGAGTCCCTTCCTTCCCGGCCCGGGCGGGACCTTCCTGATCTTCTCGCACAGGCTTTTGGGAAGGAATACGTCGGGCTCGGCGATATTGTACGCCTCAAGCACGGACTCCGCTGTCGGGAGGAGTGTTCCATCCCGCATGAATCCCCGCCGGTCAAGCTCACGGGCGATGGTCTCCT
This window of the Candidatus Bipolaricaulota bacterium genome carries:
- a CDS encoding DUF505 family protein encodes the protein MIVTKKHAKLITRIATKWEEGLELEKAADSLTDADLESLYHLELAGLVYEEEDKFVLSQAGWLIAEALDEFVGSAGPIDDWDDDFRWIGSEVISMIEVVRAAQGSAADQETIARELDRRGFMRDGTLLPTAESVLEAYNIAEPDVFLPKSLCEKIRKVPPGPGRKGLLPLSTEEIFQLEAMRLLTFSLPMGNNYSLTGAGQQIRAGLLTGAAPTVPITAELLFYLLEEELSDEASEGLMAIGAINDELELLPAGVHFQTAAELLFLASIPINPAVDFGEVDLLTLETIEQLWKRHSANPDLIPSYDTIRREVERKRDGLAAWDVAYSLHLLESFRLIDSERIEPGGLVYRLTEWGGKVLADRREHGMKPVFSTGVMAITTTRMENLSPDDGWVETAVEQGLVGNGYPTKSGRLFARLAGEMERLPLISAFEGKVLGALPLWRGMFEDKLLSLFPSAERERVLAAVRKLIAHGLVDALPGRLYSVTEAGEKFKRGISPVPDEMKFYVTPHILRLLVTMVEVIEREGRTDWREIERSTRFDPVLFNEVRTQASRAHFIRGDKLTTAGELLVEGVEILREHKTDWEEIEV